The proteins below come from a single Erysipelothrix piscisicarius genomic window:
- a CDS encoding putative metal homeostasis protein: MKQDRSTAHRNLKSPNIKTRKRALKIIKQLRKKGK; the protein is encoded by the coding sequence ATGAAACAAGATCGGTCAACTGCGCATCGGAATTTAAAATCACCCAACATTAAAACACGAAAACGCGCATTAAAAATAATCAAACAATTACGTAAAAAGGGGAAATAA
- a CDS encoding type B 50S ribosomal protein L31, which produces MKKEIHPEYRKVVFMDINTQAQFIIGSTIQTDKTITLEDGRVMPLVNLDISSTSHPFYTGKQRETRVEGQIAKFNRKFKSQQ; this is translated from the coding sequence ATGAAAAAAGAAATTCATCCAGAATATCGAAAAGTTGTCTTTATGGATATCAATACACAAGCTCAATTTATCATTGGTTCTACGATTCAAACAGATAAAACGATAACACTTGAAGATGGGCGTGTGATGCCACTTGTAAATCTTGATATATCGTCAACATCGCATCCATTTTATACCGGAAAACAACGAGAAACGCGTGTTGAAGGTCAAATTGCGAAATTTAATCGTAAGTTTAAATCACAACAATAA
- a CDS encoding cation transporting ATPase C-terminal domain-containing protein, whose protein sequence is MIKYLEMAVSGNVGNMISVIVASIFLPFLPLLPVHILVQNLLSDLAQTGIPFDNCDESDLDKPRKLESDRLVHFMSVFGPLSSVFDILCFITLWYVLGVNTAEQATLFQTFWFTFGILSQALIIFVIRAKKPFSFKNKPASILVGVSALAVLITLIFVLTPLAQSIELQVLSLNHLAYVLGIVGLYLVTTAIVKKFVWTPLD, encoded by the coding sequence ATGATTAAGTACTTAGAAATGGCTGTTAGTGGTAATGTCGGAAATATGATTTCCGTAATCGTTGCAAGTATCTTCTTGCCTTTCTTACCGCTGTTACCCGTTCATATTCTTGTTCAAAACTTACTCAGTGATCTTGCTCAAACAGGGATTCCATTTGATAATTGCGACGAATCAGATCTCGATAAACCACGCAAACTTGAATCGGATCGATTGGTACACTTTATGTCCGTATTTGGACCTTTAAGTTCAGTATTTGATATCCTGTGCTTTATCACACTATGGTATGTGCTCGGCGTAAATACTGCCGAACAAGCGACCTTATTCCAAACATTCTGGTTTACATTTGGAATCTTATCGCAAGCACTCATTATCTTTGTAATTCGTGCTAAAAAACCGTTCTCATTCAAGAACAAACCTGCTTCGATCTTAGTAGGCGTCTCAGCACTTGCTGTACTTATTACATTAATCTTCGTTCTAACTCCGCTTGCTCAGTCAATTGAACTTCAAGTTTTAAGTTTAAATCATCTAGCATACGTTCTTGGAATCGTCGGTCTCTATCTTGTAACAACAGCAATTGTTAAGAAATTTGTTTGGACACCTTTAGATTAA
- the mgtA gene encoding magnesium-translocating P-type ATPase, translating into MSVTNKELIQTLQLNQEELFEQLDASPEGYTSNRAEEKLEEYGPNEIKPQKKKNPLIGFVNVLINPFNLVLMVVIVITFITDILLTQEKDYLTISILAIIIIISTLISFIQDERSSAASEKLLNMVSNTTAALRDGQFIEIPIDDLVLGDVVRLSAGDIIPADMRVISAKDLFISQATLTGESQPIEKFVKFDESQMDADSDFTNLCLMGTNVVSGSARAVVIRTGSDTYLGQMNRSLKNSKRPNSFESSISTVSRLLMKLMLIMLPAIFILNWIFKANPIESFVFALTVAVGLTPEMLPVVLSSGLARGAINMSKHQTIVKSQSSISSFGEMDVLCTDKTGTITQEDIILERYMDTTGEDDMRVLRHAYLNSYFQSGLKNLIDLAIIERATSYNMDDLVNYYTIVDEIPFDFARRRMSVILEDSNGKKQLITKGAVEEIMKLCSYIDRDGKVYPLDDETREEAMDVYMQHNNDGLRMIAVAQKNELPTDHEFSVEDEKDLVLIGFIGFLDPPKESAKPTIESLNRHGVDVVVITGDSLGVAKKVCSKVGIDTEVTYMGKDIEEMSDEQLQAVVGTCHLFAKISPVQKQRIVEAFQANNHTVGFLGDGINDALALKQADVGISVDTAVDIAKESADIILLKKDLTVLEKESWKAERQLLI; encoded by the coding sequence ATGTCAGTAACAAACAAAGAGCTAATTCAAACACTCCAACTTAACCAAGAGGAATTGTTTGAACAATTGGATGCATCTCCAGAGGGTTATACATCCAATCGAGCAGAGGAAAAGCTCGAAGAATATGGTCCTAATGAGATCAAGCCTCAAAAAAAGAAAAACCCTCTTATTGGATTTGTTAACGTTTTAATTAATCCATTTAATTTAGTCTTAATGGTCGTTATCGTAATTACATTTATTACGGATATTTTATTAACACAGGAAAAAGATTATTTAACCATTTCAATTTTAGCAATTATTATTATTATTTCTACACTGATTTCATTTATTCAAGATGAGCGATCCAGTGCAGCCAGCGAGAAACTTTTAAATATGGTTTCTAATACAACGGCAGCGCTTCGCGATGGTCAATTTATAGAAATTCCAATTGATGATCTTGTCTTAGGGGATGTTGTCCGTCTATCTGCTGGAGATATTATTCCTGCAGATATGCGAGTAATTTCCGCAAAAGATTTATTTATTTCACAAGCCACACTAACCGGTGAATCTCAACCTATTGAGAAATTTGTTAAATTTGACGAATCCCAAATGGATGCAGACAGTGACTTTACGAATTTATGTTTAATGGGAACAAACGTTGTTTCCGGTTCCGCGCGTGCGGTTGTAATTCGAACAGGTAGCGATACTTATCTTGGACAAATGAACCGATCATTAAAAAATTCAAAACGTCCAAACAGTTTCGAAAGCAGTATTTCAACAGTAAGTCGCTTGCTTATGAAATTAATGCTCATTATGCTACCCGCAATTTTCATCCTAAATTGGATCTTTAAGGCAAATCCTATTGAATCATTTGTTTTTGCCCTCACCGTAGCAGTCGGATTAACACCTGAAATGCTCCCTGTAGTCCTTAGCAGTGGCTTGGCACGTGGTGCGATAAACATGTCTAAACATCAAACCATTGTGAAATCACAAAGTTCAATTTCATCATTTGGTGAAATGGATGTCTTGTGTACCGATAAAACCGGTACGATTACTCAGGAGGATATTATTTTAGAACGTTATATGGATACAACCGGTGAAGATGACATGCGTGTATTGCGACATGCTTATCTTAACTCGTATTTCCAAAGTGGACTAAAAAACTTAATTGACCTTGCAATTATTGAACGTGCAACAAGTTACAACATGGATGACTTAGTTAACTATTATACAATTGTTGATGAAATTCCATTTGATTTTGCACGTCGTCGAATGAGTGTTATTTTGGAAGACAGTAACGGTAAAAAACAACTTATTACAAAGGGTGCTGTTGAAGAAATCATGAAATTGTGTTCCTATATCGATCGTGATGGAAAAGTATACCCACTCGATGATGAAACACGTGAAGAAGCAATGGATGTCTATATGCAACATAATAATGATGGTTTGCGTATGATTGCCGTTGCACAAAAAAATGAACTACCAACAGATCATGAATTCAGTGTCGAAGATGAAAAAGATCTCGTACTCATTGGTTTTATTGGATTCCTTGATCCACCTAAAGAAAGCGCAAAACCAACGATCGAGAGTTTAAATCGTCATGGTGTCGATGTTGTTGTTATCACCGGAGATAGTTTAGGTGTAGCTAAGAAAGTATGTAGTAAAGTTGGGATTGATACAGAAGTAACATATATGGGTAAAGATATTGAAGAAATGAGTGATGAACAACTTCAAGCCGTTGTAGGTACATGTCATCTCTTCGCTAAAATATCCCCCGTTCAAAAACAACGTATTGTGGAAGCATTCCAGGCAAACAATCATACAGTTGGTTTCTTAGGCGACGGTATCAACGATGCCCTTGCATTAAAACAAGCTGATGTTGGAATCTCAGTTGATACTGCGGTTGACATTGCCAAAGAAAGTGCCGACATTATTCTTCTTAAAAAAGACCTAACGGTTTTAGAAAAGGAATCATGGAAGGCCGAAAGACAATTGTTAATATGA
- a CDS encoding HAD family hydrolase, with product MKNVNLSNELGIDTVLFDLDGTILPLDGDDFERTYLTSITQKVAHIIEPEAMAKALWKSSAAMIQNTDIFKTNEQVFYDCFETLVGTEIKTQIDAILDDYYEHEYDIVETVTSISKPMVDAVYYLREKGYKVILATNPLFPKLATDKRIWWSGLELDDFDDITRFEKNHHCKPNPMYYEEIISDNKLDPNACLMIGNDVEEDMMASQFGMKTWLLTDNLIHRGSDYHCDWMGSREELIKKIKELF from the coding sequence ATGAAAAATGTAAACTTGAGCAATGAACTCGGAATTGATACAGTACTCTTTGATTTGGACGGTACAATTCTACCGCTTGATGGGGATGACTTTGAACGAACATATTTAACATCGATTACACAAAAAGTCGCGCATATTATTGAACCGGAAGCAATGGCAAAAGCGTTGTGGAAATCAAGTGCGGCAATGATTCAAAATACTGATATTTTTAAAACGAACGAACAGGTGTTTTATGATTGTTTTGAAACACTGGTTGGTACAGAAATTAAAACTCAAATTGATGCGATATTAGATGATTATTACGAACATGAATATGACATCGTGGAGACGGTTACATCGATTTCAAAACCGATGGTTGATGCGGTTTATTATTTAAGAGAAAAAGGATACAAAGTAATTCTAGCAACCAATCCGCTTTTCCCAAAACTTGCCACGGATAAACGAATTTGGTGGTCGGGTCTCGAATTAGATGATTTTGATGATATTACTCGATTTGAGAAAAATCATCATTGTAAACCCAACCCAATGTATTATGAAGAAATAATAAGTGATAATAAGTTGGATCCGAATGCGTGTCTAATGATTGGGAATGATGTTGAAGAAGACATGATGGCATCACAATTTGGGATGAAGACGTGGTTATTAACGGATAATTTAATTCATCGTGGCTCAGATTATCATTGTGACTGGATGGGTTCACGAGAGGAATTAATTAAGAAAATAAAGGAGTTGTTTTAA
- a CDS encoding zinc dependent phospholipase C family protein has product MALDVYNELDVSTVQKAIKKHPRAYLLGSNGPDILFYYKVFPWQDQELNKIVADYGGIVHRTHVNDFYNQAVSFIKEMKDERRKTILIAFIAGHFQHWSLDTLAHPFVFYRGGEIAGSTRYWHFRYESMLDSLMVTYVKRRDMASLKPKRFVDVNEEERRVIASFYQTMLVQVFGIYLEPLVIEEAISSFKKILNYLYDPHNIMTPVIQKLERKMAYPWAFSSHIVNSNIDARYDVLNLKRETWSNPTNIDDTSNETFMELYESSIVLGNECIGALNDALEHNEPVNFDALLGDRRYDTGRPPGREMKYYDSIYQK; this is encoded by the coding sequence ATGGCACTCGATGTTTATAATGAACTTGACGTGTCTACAGTCCAAAAAGCGATAAAAAAACATCCGCGAGCATATTTGCTTGGGAGCAATGGACCCGATATTTTGTTTTATTACAAAGTATTTCCATGGCAAGATCAAGAACTGAATAAAATTGTCGCTGATTATGGTGGGATTGTGCACCGAACTCATGTTAATGATTTTTATAATCAAGCGGTGAGTTTTATAAAGGAAATGAAAGATGAACGAAGAAAAACCATTCTAATTGCGTTTATTGCCGGACATTTTCAACATTGGTCTTTGGATACCTTAGCGCATCCATTTGTATTTTATCGCGGAGGCGAAATTGCTGGATCAACACGTTACTGGCATTTTCGATATGAGTCAATGCTAGACTCACTCATGGTTACATATGTAAAACGACGGGATATGGCATCGTTAAAACCAAAACGATTTGTCGATGTCAATGAAGAAGAACGACGTGTTATTGCTTCGTTTTATCAAACAATGCTCGTTCAAGTTTTTGGAATCTATTTGGAACCCTTAGTAATTGAAGAAGCAATTAGTTCCTTTAAAAAGATTTTGAATTATTTATACGATCCGCACAATATTATGACTCCAGTGATTCAAAAACTGGAACGTAAAATGGCTTATCCGTGGGCGTTTTCAAGTCATATCGTAAATTCGAATATCGATGCGCGATACGACGTTCTTAACTTAAAGCGTGAAACATGGTCAAACCCAACAAATATCGATGATACATCGAACGAGACATTTATGGAACTCTATGAGTCATCCATTGTGCTAGGGAATGAATGCATCGGGGCTTTAAACGATGCATTAGAACACAATGAACCTGTAAATTTTGACGCACTTCTAGGAGATCGTCGCTATGATACAGGGCGTCCACCCGGACGTGAGATGAAATACTATGATAGTATTTATCAAAAGTAA
- the hpf gene encoding ribosome hibernation-promoting factor, HPF/YfiA family, with protein sequence MLVYIHGKNVEITDAMQEKVEEKLEFLHKYFEVDDSWRANVVVNVYPQGSKVEVTITSKIGPLRAEVLHEDFYAALDRVVDKLEDQIRRHKTKISRKNREGLSQAFLNMIAESEAKEESKLVKTKSIVAEKMNLNDAIVDMEMLGHSFFIYTDDETSDVAVVYKRLDGDYGLLEVDRDND encoded by the coding sequence ATGTTAGTTTATATTCATGGAAAAAATGTGGAAATCACAGATGCAATGCAAGAAAAGGTGGAAGAAAAATTAGAATTCTTACACAAATATTTCGAGGTAGATGACTCATGGCGTGCAAATGTGGTTGTCAATGTTTATCCTCAAGGTTCAAAAGTTGAAGTGACGATTACATCAAAAATTGGACCACTACGTGCCGAAGTTTTACATGAAGATTTCTATGCAGCACTCGATCGAGTTGTTGATAAATTAGAAGATCAAATTCGCCGTCATAAAACAAAAATTTCACGTAAAAACCGTGAGGGCTTATCACAAGCATTCTTAAATATGATTGCGGAATCTGAGGCAAAAGAAGAATCTAAACTTGTTAAGACAAAATCCATTGTGGCTGAAAAAATGAATCTTAATGATGCGATTGTAGATATGGAAATGTTGGGTCACTCATTCTTTATTTATACGGATGATGAAACATCAGATGTTGCAGTTGTCTATAAACGTCTTGATGGCGATTATGGTTTACTCGAAGTCGATCGCGATAACGATTAA
- a CDS encoding cell division protein SepF, with translation MSFKDKLKNILTPVEDEYLELTDEEAESLSEYETPRASSEAPKLPSDTKMVLFEPRSFEESEEVARYLKEKRAAVVNLHRLQRDYAQRTIDFLTGVVFALDGSIQKIGHNVILCTPRTIGVQGEISMNLEDLDQ, from the coding sequence ATGAGCTTTAAAGATAAACTTAAAAATATTCTTACACCGGTTGAAGATGAATATCTTGAACTAACTGACGAGGAGGCTGAGAGCTTGAGCGAATATGAAACACCACGCGCATCTTCGGAAGCGCCTAAACTACCATCAGATACAAAAATGGTTTTATTTGAACCGCGATCATTTGAAGAATCAGAGGAGGTTGCGCGTTATCTAAAAGAGAAACGTGCAGCAGTTGTAAACTTACATCGATTACAACGTGACTATGCACAACGTACGATTGATTTCTTAACCGGAGTTGTGTTTGCACTTGATGGATCAATTCAAAAAATTGGCCACAATGTAATTCTTTGTACACCACGTACAATAGGAGTTCAAGGGGAAATTAGTATGAACCTTGAAGATTTAGATCAATAG
- a CDS encoding DivIVA domain-containing protein: MSHKPKFRVMRQGYDRFEVDQMIANLEHDKTILTKQIELYQKQVESLQEQRDIIKKRYQQLVSESGVREKAAEEMSRLALREANSIIDTAYMNADMIVREAMSTSRQVLVEIARISNESNELRDELKEKLMELEVAIDDLTLPDAPNSKLIGEDQDTLKR, encoded by the coding sequence ATGTCTCATAAACCCAAATTTAGAGTGATGCGCCAAGGGTATGATCGCTTTGAAGTTGATCAAATGATTGCGAATTTGGAACATGATAAAACGATATTAACAAAACAAATTGAACTTTATCAAAAACAAGTGGAGTCATTACAGGAACAACGTGATATAATCAAAAAGCGATATCAACAATTGGTAAGCGAAAGTGGTGTTCGTGAGAAAGCTGCAGAAGAAATGTCGCGGCTTGCCTTACGGGAAGCAAATTCAATTATCGATACAGCCTATATGAATGCGGACATGATTGTTCGTGAGGCGATGTCTACATCGCGTCAAGTACTCGTTGAAATAGCTCGTATTTCAAATGAATCAAACGAACTCCGTGACGAATTAAAAGAAAAATTAATGGAATTAGAGGTGGCAATTGACGATTTAACCTTGCCAGATGCGCCCAATTCCAAACTTATTGGTGAAGATCAAGACACATTAAAACGATAA
- the ileS gene encoding isoleucine--tRNA ligase: MNYKDTLLLPKTDFEMRGNLNKKEPGIQADWDKMNLYERMQEVREGAPLFTVHDGPPYANGNIHIGHALNGIQKDLIIRTKFMAGYQTPFRPGWDTHGLPIENAIQKLGVNRKEMPIYEFRALCEKYAHEQVAIQMADFKSLGKIGDYKNPYLTLNKDFEATQIRVFAEMAMKGMIYKGLKPVYWSPSSESALAEAEIEYRERRDAAIFVAFDVVDGKGVLDAGDKMVIWTTTPWTIPANLAISVNANMDYVLVKTEKGNMVFMETLMESALKELELEQGEILKRFKGRDIEGVTTQHPLYDRLSPVLNGDHVTDEAGTGCVHTAPDHGVDDFNVCALYGIKPISPVNEQGVLTEVTGEFAELFFEDANKAVTMKLESLGALLKMGWIKHSYAHDWRTKKPIIYRATTQWFASIDSVRQNVLDEIEKVEWTPKWGQKRMHNMIADRGDWCISRQRVWGVPIPIFYAEDGTPIIEQDVFDHVADLVEQFGTNVWFEREAIDLLPEGYTHPNSPNGTFKKETDIMDVWFDSGSSHTAALNHCKTPLPVDVYAEGSDQYRGWFNSSLIISVALYGFAPYKQVVSHGFIMHDDGEKMSKSKGNALSPQAITETLGADILRLWVASVDYHSDIKMSQDLLKQVSESYRKIRNTFRFMHGNLANFDIETDGIAIEELSLLNRYVLNEVIRVNKEAQEAYKAFDYQKVTTAVVSSLTNMMSSYYLDYTKDILYIEKEDDRARREIQTVIYHALMIYSRIMAPILVHTTEELNRVFRPEDESIHLQAFSQLVDPVLSSEEVVEMDSLLKLREAVFKALEEKRAEKIIGKSLEAHVRLHLDDENAGRVRDILGKHDAQWFIVSKLELVEDALTDVMGFEIAVDKVEGHTCPRCWNIVDVVGEDELCLRCHNVVKV; this comes from the coding sequence ATGAACTACAAAGACACACTGTTATTACCCAAAACAGATTTTGAAATGAGAGGAAATCTTAATAAAAAAGAACCTGGAATTCAAGCAGATTGGGATAAAATGAACTTGTATGAACGAATGCAAGAAGTGCGCGAGGGCGCACCACTTTTTACCGTGCATGATGGTCCTCCTTATGCAAATGGAAACATCCATATTGGTCATGCTTTGAATGGTATTCAAAAAGATTTAATTATTCGTACCAAATTTATGGCAGGTTATCAAACACCATTTAGACCAGGTTGGGATACACACGGGTTGCCTATTGAAAACGCAATTCAAAAATTAGGTGTCAATCGCAAAGAAATGCCGATTTATGAATTCAGAGCACTTTGTGAGAAGTATGCTCATGAACAAGTGGCGATTCAAATGGCTGATTTTAAATCGTTGGGTAAAATTGGTGATTATAAGAACCCTTATTTGACCCTTAATAAGGATTTCGAAGCAACACAAATTCGTGTATTTGCGGAAATGGCGATGAAAGGGATGATTTATAAAGGATTAAAACCGGTATATTGGTCACCATCCAGTGAATCAGCACTCGCTGAAGCGGAAATTGAATACCGTGAACGTCGTGACGCTGCAATTTTTGTCGCATTTGACGTTGTTGATGGCAAAGGCGTATTGGATGCAGGCGATAAGATGGTTATTTGGACAACGACGCCTTGGACCATTCCAGCAAACCTTGCAATCTCTGTTAATGCAAACATGGATTATGTTCTAGTTAAAACTGAGAAGGGTAATATGGTGTTTATGGAAACACTTATGGAATCCGCACTTAAAGAATTAGAACTTGAACAGGGCGAAATTTTAAAACGTTTTAAAGGACGCGATATTGAAGGTGTAACAACACAGCATCCGCTTTATGACCGTTTGTCACCTGTATTAAATGGTGATCATGTAACGGATGAAGCGGGTACCGGTTGTGTTCATACAGCGCCTGACCATGGGGTTGATGACTTTAATGTTTGTGCACTTTACGGTATTAAACCAATCAGTCCTGTCAACGAACAAGGTGTTTTAACTGAAGTTACTGGTGAATTTGCGGAATTGTTCTTTGAAGATGCAAATAAAGCCGTAACCATGAAACTTGAATCCTTGGGTGCTTTATTAAAAATGGGATGGATTAAACATAGTTATGCACATGATTGGAGAACAAAAAAACCAATTATCTATCGTGCAACAACACAATGGTTTGCATCCATTGACTCCGTACGTCAAAATGTATTGGATGAAATTGAAAAGGTGGAATGGACACCTAAATGGGGTCAAAAACGCATGCATAATATGATTGCAGACCGTGGTGACTGGTGTATTTCACGTCAACGTGTTTGGGGCGTTCCAATTCCAATTTTCTACGCTGAAGATGGAACACCAATTATTGAACAAGATGTTTTTGATCATGTAGCAGACTTAGTTGAACAATTTGGTACCAATGTATGGTTTGAGCGTGAAGCAATTGATTTACTGCCAGAAGGTTATACTCATCCAAATTCACCTAATGGTACATTTAAGAAAGAAACGGATATCATGGATGTTTGGTTTGATTCTGGATCTTCACATACGGCAGCACTAAATCACTGTAAAACACCACTTCCTGTTGATGTTTATGCAGAAGGTTCTGATCAATACCGAGGTTGGTTTAATTCATCACTTATTATTTCAGTGGCCCTCTATGGTTTTGCCCCATACAAACAAGTTGTAAGTCATGGATTTATTATGCATGATGACGGTGAAAAAATGAGTAAATCAAAAGGGAATGCTTTAAGTCCTCAAGCAATTACAGAGACTTTAGGAGCAGATATTTTACGCCTTTGGGTTGCAAGTGTAGATTACCATTCTGATATCAAAATGTCCCAAGACTTATTGAAACAAGTATCTGAATCTTACCGTAAGATTCGAAATACATTTAGATTTATGCACGGAAACCTTGCGAACTTTGATATTGAGACAGATGGTATTGCCATCGAAGAATTGTCACTGTTAAACCGTTATGTTCTAAACGAAGTAATTCGTGTTAATAAAGAAGCACAAGAGGCATATAAAGCCTTTGACTATCAAAAAGTTACAACAGCAGTTGTTAGTTCATTAACAAATATGATGTCATCCTATTATCTAGACTATACCAAAGATATTCTTTATATTGAAAAAGAAGACGACCGTGCTCGCCGTGAAATCCAAACTGTTATTTACCACGCATTGATGATTTATTCACGCATTATGGCACCGATTCTTGTTCATACAACTGAAGAATTGAATCGTGTCTTTAGACCTGAGGATGAGAGTATTCACCTTCAAGCTTTTAGTCAATTGGTTGATCCAGTTCTTTCAAGTGAAGAGGTTGTGGAAATGGATTCGCTCTTAAAATTACGTGAAGCTGTTTTCAAAGCACTTGAAGAAAAACGGGCAGAGAAGATTATTGGTAAATCCTTGGAAGCCCATGTGCGTCTTCATCTTGATGATGAAAACGCAGGTCGTGTGCGAGATATTCTCGGCAAACATGATGCACAATGGTTTATCGTGTCAAAACTAGAACTTGTAGAAGATGCATTAACTGACGTTATGGGATTTGAAATCGCTGTTGATAAAGTGGAAGGTCATACATGTCCACGCTGTTGGAATATTGTTGATGTTGTGGGTGAAGATGAACTTTGTCTTCGTTGTCATAATGTTGTCAAGGTGTAG
- a CDS encoding TrmH family RNA methyltransferase: MIITSLQNDFIKHCAKLNKKKYRDEYNEVLIEGEHLIQEAETAGIVKKTVGLSENNDIQITEHIAHKLSNTVSGSSQFAVISKPHYELKKSERYLICDGIQDPGNLGTIIRTAHSFGFDAVIVSETCVDEFNHKVIRSTQGSIFHIPVIRMSLAMAITQIKSWEVPVFASYLGENTHNLQDIQTHPIAVVMGSEGSGVSDSIVDLCDGTVKIETSQFESLNVAIATAIICYTLRK; encoded by the coding sequence ATGATCATTACATCACTTCAAAATGATTTCATCAAACACTGTGCTAAATTGAATAAGAAGAAGTATCGGGATGAATATAATGAAGTATTGATCGAGGGAGAGCATCTTATACAAGAGGCTGAAACGGCTGGAATTGTAAAGAAAACAGTAGGATTATCTGAAAATAATGATATTCAAATTACGGAACACATCGCTCATAAGCTCTCCAATACGGTATCGGGATCTTCGCAATTTGCGGTGATTTCGAAACCTCATTATGAATTAAAAAAATCTGAACGCTATTTAATTTGTGATGGCATTCAAGATCCGGGAAATCTTGGTACGATTATTCGCACAGCGCACAGTTTTGGGTTCGACGCAGTTATTGTGTCTGAAACCTGCGTCGATGAATTTAATCATAAAGTGATTCGTTCAACTCAAGGATCGATATTTCATATTCCAGTCATTCGAATGTCCTTGGCAATGGCAATCACTCAAATAAAATCGTGGGAGGTACCTGTATTTGCAAGTTATCTCGGCGAGAATACGCACAATTTACAAGATATCCAAACCCATCCAATTGCGGTTGTGATGGGTTCCGAAGGAAGCGGTGTATCTGATTCAATCGTGGACTTGTGTGATGGTACGGTTAAAATTGAAACATCACAGTTTGAATCATTAAACGTTGCGATTGCAACAGCAATAATCTGTTACACGCTTCGAAAATAG
- a CDS encoding GNAT family N-acetyltransferase, whose amino-acid sequence MELRSFTDSDLPLYAELATKFLTSPACFGEPDFELFTRNFKHIIKENDCFGWFLVEDGKVWGYLLSSIMFSTEVGGLQLWVEELSVEDAYRGQGLGTEALPILMDAFPDVVRFRLEVTPSNKGAKKLYERLGFEFLGYEQMILDR is encoded by the coding sequence ATGGAATTAAGATCGTTTACGGATTCTGATTTACCATTATATGCAGAACTTGCAACCAAATTTCTTACAAGTCCCGCATGTTTTGGAGAACCAGATTTTGAATTGTTTACGCGAAACTTTAAGCACATCATTAAAGAAAACGACTGCTTTGGCTGGTTTTTAGTCGAAGATGGTAAAGTCTGGGGATACCTCTTAAGCTCAATTATGTTCTCAACTGAAGTTGGGGGCTTGCAGTTGTGGGTGGAAGAGTTGTCTGTTGAAGATGCATATCGGGGTCAAGGTCTTGGAACTGAGGCGTTACCCATTTTGATGGATGCGTTTCCCGATGTAGTTCGCTTTAGACTTGAGGTAACGCCAAGCAATAAAGGCGCGAAAAAATTATATGAACGTTTAGGATTTGAGTTTTTGGGATACGAACAAATGATTCTAGACCGATAA